The Stigmatella aurantiaca genomic sequence GCGGGGCCGAGCCGCCCCACGCCCGTGTTCTCGTCGTGCTCGAAGACCACTGCGCGCATCACGCGTTCCTTCCTGGCGCTAGCCTGCGCGCCACACCCGCCACAGCAACCCGGGCTGGGTGGTGTAGCCGATGGCCGCCTGGGCAATGTCCCCTTCCGGGGAGATGACGAAGAGGGTGGGGTACTGGTGCACCCGGAACGCGGCCCGCACGGCCTCGTCTCCGAGCAGCACCGGGTAGTCCGCCCCCTGCTCCTGGACAAAACGCTGGACGGCGGCCTCATTGGGGTAGTCGAGCGCCACGCTGAGCACGTGCGCCCGGTCTCCGAGCGAGCGCCGCACCGCAGAGAGCGTGGAGGACTCCTGCTTGCACACCCCGCACCAGGGGGCCCAGAAGGCCAGC encodes the following:
- a CDS encoding peroxiredoxin family protein; protein product: MSDAKQGGKGLRAAWQRARQRRWVRWGVDLAVMAGVVLAVMAWQTRHLPPAGTPAPDFQLRSLSGAPVRLSDLRGKPVVLAFWAPWCGVCKQESSTLSAVRRSLGDRAHVLSVALDYPNEAAVQRFVQEQGADYPVLLGDEAVRAAFRVHQYPTLFVISPEGDIAQAAIGYTTQPGLLWRVWRAG